In Carassius gibelio isolate Cgi1373 ecotype wild population from Czech Republic chromosome B20, carGib1.2-hapl.c, whole genome shotgun sequence, the following are encoded in one genomic region:
- the LOC127983495 gene encoding uncharacterized protein LOC127983495, translating into MAGSWCLVQILVVCALCHAVPQWSKSLQDVQSLMTQQFQLQKPVQQPTNQWLPPQNMLPKPVQQLTKPQYPVQKPVQQPADQQFPLQKPVQQPKPQFPHQKPVVQADPLDKCAVADSEQIQCGLPGISGAECEAINCCFKAQQCFYGRAVTVQCIRDGQFVVVVSRDVTLPRLSLDSVHLLGGNDQPCAPVGSTPSFAIYQFPVTACGTSVMEDGGYVVYENRMTSSYEVGIGPYGSITRDSHFEFLFQCRYSETSVEALVVEVNSVPPPPPVAAPGPLRVELRLANGQCVTKGCAEGDEAYTSYYSDADYPITKVLREPVYVEVHIMERTDPNIVLMLGRCWTTSTPSPLSLPQWDLLINGCPYQDDRYLTTLVPVTGSSGLQYPTHYKRFVVKMFTFVDPASLAALQETIFIHCSTEVCHPSSGSCEQSCTRKRRDARMKAVSGEQTVVSSGAVTLVCPIDTRKVLSENCVIIVCMSMMPVFLQPPLSQICSLVEKLKYRDALATKSFLIHSPPAKPNCTAWLEAMAGSWCLFQILLVCAFCHAVPNWSKSLQDVQSPMTQQFQLQKPVQQPTYQQFPLQKPVQQPTYQQFPLQKPVQQPKPQFPLQKPVQQPKQQFPLQKPVQQPTYQQFPLQKPVQQPKPQFPLQKPVQQPKPQFPHQKPVVQADPLDKCAVADSEQIQCGLPGISGAECEAINCCFKAQQCFYGRAVTVQCIRDGQFVVVVSRDVTLPQLSLDSVHLLGGNDPPCAPVGSTPSFAIYQFPVTACGTSVMEDGGYVVYENRLTSSYEVGIGPYGSITRDSHFEFLFQCRYSETSVEALVVEVNSVPPPPPVAAPGPLRVELRLANGQCVTKGCAEGDEAYTSYYSDADYPITKVLREPVYIEVHIMERTDPNIVLMLGRCWTTSTPSPLSVPQWDLLINGCPYQDDRYLTTLVPVTGSSGLQFPTHYKRFVVKMFTFVDPASLAALQETIFIHCSTEVCHPSSGSCEQSCTRKRRDAPIKAVSGEQTVVSSREVTLVM; encoded by the exons ATGGCTGGAAGTTGGTGTTTGGTTCAGATTTTGGTGGTTTGTGCTCTCTGTCATGCTGTTCCACAATGGAGTAAATCGCTTCAGGATGTTCAGTCTCTGATGACCCAGCAGTTTcagcttcagaagccagttcaacaaccAACTAACCAGTGGCTTCCTCCACAAAATATGCTTCCGAAGCCAGTTCAACAACTGACTAAACCGCAGTATCcggttcagaagccagttcagcAGCCAGCtgaccagcagtttccgcttcagaagccagttcagcAACCTAAACCACAGTTTCCGCATCAGAAGCCAGTAGTGCAGGCAGATCCCCTTGATAAATGTGCTGTAGCTGATTCCGAGCAGATCCAATGTggtctacctgggatcagtggtgctgAGTGTGAAGCTATTAACTGCTGCTTTAAAGCacagcagtgtttctatgggAGAGCGG TGACtgtccagtgtattagagatggtcagtttgtggtagtggtgtcGAGAGATGTTACtctgcctcgactgagtctggattcGGTTCATCTACTGGGTGGAAACGACCAACCTTGCGCTCCTGTGGGGTCCacaccttcctttgctatataccagttccctgtgaccgcatgtggcacgagcgtgatg GAGGACGGCggatatgtggtgtatgaaaacAGAATGACCTCAtcgtatgaagtggggattggaccataTGGTTCCATCACAAGGGACAGCCATTTTGA gtttctcttccagtgtagatactctgaaacttctgtggaagctctggttgtggaagtcaactctgttcctccacctccaccagtagctgctcctggacctctccgggtggagctcagactggccaatggccaatgtgtcaccaaaggctgtgctgaag gggatgaggcctacacgtcctactacagtgacgctgattatcccatcacaaaagtcctgcgagagccggtgtatgttgaggtgcacattatggagaggactgaccccaacattgtcctgatgCTGGGACGCTGTTGGACtacttcaacccccagtccactcagtctcccccagtgggaccttctgatcAATGG atgcccttaccaggatGACCGTtatctgaccacactggttccagtgacCGGATCTTCTGGTCTTCAGTAcccaacccactacaagcgcttcgttgtgaagatgttcacctttgtagatccagcctcactggctgctctgcaggaaacc atcttcatccactgcagtacagaggtgtgccatccatcatctggctcttgtgagcaaagctgcaccaggaaac GAAGAGATGCTCGTATGaaggctgtctctggggagcagactgtggtttctagtggCGCAGTAACTCTGGTC TGTCCCATTGACACTCGTAAGGTTCTGTCAGAGAACTGTGTGATAATCGTCTGTATGTCCATGATGCCCGTGTTCCTGCAACCACCCCTGTCTCAGATCTGCTCGCTTGTGGAGAAACTCAAGTACCGGGATGCTCTAGCTACAAAGAGCTTCCTAATCCACAGCCCACCTGCTAAACCCAATTGCACCGCCTGGTTAGAAG cAATGGCTGGAAGTTGGTGTTTGTTTCAGATTTTGCTGGTTtgtgctttctgtcatgctgttccaaactgGAGTAAATCACTTCAGGATGTTCAGTCTCCGATGACCCAGCAGTTTcagcttcagaagccagttcaacaaccaacttaccagcagtttccgcttcagaagccagttcaacaaccaacttaccagcagtttccgcttcagaagccagttcaacaaccTAAAccacagtttccgcttcagaagccagttcaacaaccTAAAcaacagtttccgcttcagaagccggtTCAACAACCAACttaccagcagtttccgcttcagaagccagttcaacaaccTAAAccacagtttccgcttcagaagccggtTCAACAACCTAAACCACAGTTTCCACATCAGAAGCCAGTAGTGCAGGCAGATCCCCTTGATAAATGTGCTGTAGCTGATTCCGAGCAGATCCAATGTggtctacctgggatcagtggtgctgAGTGTGAAGCTATTAACTGCTGCTTTAAAGCacagcagtgtttctatgggAGAGCGG TGACtgtccagtgtattagagatggtcagtttgtggtagtggtgtcGAGAGATGTTACTCTGCCTCAACTGAGTCTGGATTCGGTTCATCTATTGGGTGGAAATGACCCACCTTGCGCTCCTGTGGGGTCCacaccttcctttgctatataccagttccctgtgactgcatgtggcacgagcgtgatg GAGGACGGCggatatgtggtgtatgaaaacAGATTGACCTCCtcgtatgaagtggggattggaccatatggttccatcacaagggacagtcattttga gtttctcttccagtgtagatactctgaaacttctgtggaagctctggttgtggaggtcaactctgttcctccacctccaccagtagctgctcctggacctctccgggtggagctcagactggccaacggccaatgtgtcaccaaaggctgtgctgaag gggatgaggcctacacgtcctactacagtgacgctgattatcccatcacaaaagtcctgcgagagcctgtgtatattgaggtgcacattatggagaggactgaccccaacattgtcctgatgCTGGGACGCTGTTGGACtacttcaacccccagtccactcagtgtcccccagtgggaccttctgatcAATGG atgcccttaccaggatGACCGTTATTtgaccacactggttccagtgactggatcttctggtcttcagttcccaacccactacaagcgcttcgttgtgaagatgttcacatttgtagatccagcctcactggctgctctgcaggaaacc atcttcatccactgcagtacagaggtgtgccatccatcatctggctcttgtgagcaaagctgcaccaggaaac GAAGAGACGCTCCtatcaaggctgtctctggggagcagactgtggtttctagtcgagaagttactctggtcatgtaa